In Carya illinoinensis cultivar Pawnee chromosome 6, C.illinoinensisPawnee_v1, whole genome shotgun sequence, a single genomic region encodes these proteins:
- the LOC122312675 gene encoding protein FAR-RED ELONGATED HYPOCOTYL 3-like, with amino-acid sequence MNALFDGYVHAKTNLKEFVDQFDNTLRKKIESESEADFQSFNVTIPVVSPSPPEKIFQGIYTCNKFREVQKEVIGMLATLPTLHRKDGVIATYHVEDEVDVEDFIKEVTHTVYFNEAECEVKCSCALFEMRGILCRHVLGIMRVNKVRSVPEKYLLDRWRKDIKRTYTLIRSSYDLVDQRPEVSRYSHIIKKCYEVATNASSCDEHTEDMLDKLDAMNLGYRTKTPLSKVVTTDADTTTAVSSKKVLSPNVVKGKGRPSSLRKKSMIEKVKHTTNKASQKGKRKQPHGIQGVDVGTCRNLFGQADVGTTQNVPVQPSQYTTEVLDFSATELGFAVNET; translated from the exons atgaatgctttATTTGACGGGTATGTTCATGCTAAGacaaacttaaaagagtttgtCGATCAGTTCGATAATacattgaggaagaagattgagaGTGAAAGTGAGGCGGACTTCCAATCATTCAACGTCACAATTCCCGTCGTCTCTCCCTCTCCACCTGAGAAGATTTTTCAGGGGATATACACTTGCaataaatttagagaagttcaGAAAGAAGTAATAGGGATGCTTGCAACTCTTCCTACTCTACACCGGAAGGATGGTGTAATTGCGACGTAccatgtagaagatgaagtggaTGTTGAGGATTTCATCAAGGAGGTGACCCACACAGTGTACTTTAATGAGGCCgaatgtgaagtgaagtgttcatgtgccttgtttgagatgagagggatactGTGTAGACATGTGTTAGGCATTATGAGAGTTAACAAAGTCCGTTCGGTTCCTGAAAAGTACTTACTAGATCGATGGCGGAAAGACATCAAAAGGACATACACTCTTATACGAAGTAGTTATGACTTAGTTGATCAGAGGCCTGAAGTTAGCAGATATTCACATATCATCAAGAAATGCTATGAAGTAGCCACAAATGCATCTTCATGTGATGAGCACACTGAGGATATGTTAGATAAGTTAGATGCGATGAACTTAGGCTACCGCACCAAGACGCCGCTCTCGAAGGTTGTAACTACTGATGCCGACACAACGACAGCTGTGAGTTCTAAGAAAGTATTGAGTCCTAATGTAGTCAAAGGAAAAGGTAGACCGTCATCTCttagaaaaaaatcaatgattgAGAAAGTGAAACACACGACGAATAAGGCTAGTCAAAAAGGAAAGCGTAAACAG CCGCATGGAATACAAGGCGTGGATGTTGGAACgtgcaggaatttatttggACAAGCAGATGTTGGAACAACACAAAATGTTCCAGTTCAG CCGTCACAATACACTACCGAAGTGTTGGACTTTAGTGCAACCGAATTAGGCTTTGCAGTGAATGAGACTTAA